The following proteins are co-located in the Anser cygnoides isolate HZ-2024a breed goose chromosome 2, Taihu_goose_T2T_genome, whole genome shotgun sequence genome:
- the FZD8 gene encoding frizzled-8 has protein sequence MEWSYLLEITSLLAALALLQRAGCAAASAAAASSSSSSSSSSSSSSAKELSCQEITVPLCKGIGYNYTYMPNQFNHDTQDEAGLEVHQFWPLVEIQCSSDLRFFLCSMYTPICLEDYKKPLPPCRSVCERAKAGCAPLMRQYGFAWPDRMRCDRLPEQGSPDTLCMDYNRTDLTTAAPPPAKPPHRGSKPGSPAKAPPAAAVPPAEAPRKPRPPPPCEPGCQCRAPMVSVSSERHPLYNRVKTGQIANCALPCHNPYFSPDERAFTAFWIGLWSVLCFLSTFATVSTFLIDMERFKYPERPIIFLAACYLFVSLGYLVRLVAGHEKVACSGGAGAGGAGAGAAGAGGGAAAAGAAAGGRGAAGGAAELQPELAVAEHVRYESTGPALCTVVFLLVYFFGMASSIWWVILSLTWFLAAGMKWGNEAIAGYAQYFHLAAWLLPSVKSIAVLALSSVDGDPVAGICYVGNQSLENLRGFVLAPLLIYLAIGSMFLLAGFVSLFRIRSVIKQQGGPTKTHKLEKLMIRLGLFTVLYTVPAASVVACLFYEQHNRPRWEATHNCPCLRDQQPDQARRPDYAVFMLKYFMCLVVGITSGVWVWSGKTLESWRALCTRCCWASKGAAVAGGTGAGAGGQAAIAAAGGLGAGGGGSLYSDVSTGLTWRSGTASSVSYPKQMPLSQV, from the coding sequence ATGGAGTGGAGTTACCTGTTGGAAATCACCTCGCTGCTCGCCgcgctggccctgctgcagcgcGCAGGCTGCGCCGCCGCCTCGGCTGCCGCCGCCTCgtcgtcctcctcctcttcctcctcgtcctcctcttcctcggccAAGGAGCTGTCGTGCCAGGAGATCACCGTGCCCCTCTGCAAAGGCATCGGCTACAACTACACCTACATGCCCAACCAGTTCAACCACGACACGCAGGACGAGGCCGGGCTGGAGGTGCACCAGTTCTGGCCGCTGGTGGAGATCCAGTGCTCCAGCGACCTGCgcttcttcctctgcagcatGTACACCCCCATCTGCCTGGAGGACTACAAGAAGCCGCTGCCGCCGTGCCGCAGCGTCTGCGAGCGGGCCAAGGCCGGCTGCGCCCCGCTCATGCGCCAGTACGGCTTCGCCTGGCCCGACAGGATGCGCTGCGACCGCCTCCCCGAGCAGGGCAGCCCCGACACGCTCTGCATGGACTACAACCGCACGGACCTCACCACGGCCGCACCGCCGCCCGCCAAGCCCCCGCACCGTGGCTCCAAGCCGGGCAGCCCCGCCAAGgcgccccccgcagccgccgtGCCCCCGGCTGAGGCCCCGCGCAAACCACGGCCACCGCCGCCCTGCGAGCCGGGCTGCCAGTGCCGGGCGCCCATGGTGTCGGTGTCCAGCGAGCGGCACCCGCTCTACAACCGCGTGAAGACGGGGCAGATCGCCAACtgcgccctgccctgccacaaCCCTTACTTCAGCCCCGACGAGCGCGCCTTCACCGCCTTCTGGATCGGCCTCTGGTCCGTGCTCTGCTTCCTCTCCACCTTTGCCACCGTCTCCACCTTCCTCATCGACATGGAGCGCTTCAAGTACCCCGAGCGGCCCATCATCTTCCTGGCTGCTTGCTACCTCTTCGTCTCCCTCGGCTACCTGGTGCGCCTGGTGGCCGGCCACGAGAAGGTGGCGTGCAGCGGTGGTGCGGGGGCTGGTGGTgcgggtgctggggctgcgggggctggaggtggcgcggctgcagcgggggcagcggcggggggacgcggggcggcgggcggtgCAGCTGAGTTACAGCCAGAGCTGGCAGTGGCTGAGCACGTGCGGTATGAGAGCACCGGCCCAGCACTGTGCACTGTGGTCTTCCTGCTCGTCTATTTCTTCGGCATGGCCAGCTCCATCTGGTGGGTCATCCTCTCCCTCACCTGGTTCCTCGCTGCTGGCATGAAGTGGGGCAATGAGGCCATCGCTGGCTACGCGCAGTACTTCCACCTGGCCgcctggctgctccccagcgtcAAGTCCATTGCCGTGCTGGCACTCAGTTCTGTGGACGGGGACCCCGTGGCTGGAATCTGCTACGTGGGCAACCAGAGCTTGGAGAACTTGCGGGGCTTCGTGCTGGCACCGCTGCTCATCTACTTGGCCATTGGCTCCATGTTCCTGCTCGCTGGCTTCGTCTCGCTCTTCCGCATCCGGAGCGTCATCAAGCAGCAAGGCGGCCCCACCAAGACCCACAAGCTGGAGAAGCTGATGATACGCCTGGGCCTCTTCACGGTGCTCTACACGGTGCCAGCTGCCAGCGTGGTCGCCTGCCTCTTCTACGAGCAGCACAACCGGCCCCGATGGGAGGCCACGCACAACTGCCCCTGCCTGCGTGACCAGCAGCCTGATCAGGCCCGCCGCCCTGACTATGCGGTGTTCATGCTCAAGTACTTCATGTGCCTGGTGGTGGGCATCACCTCTGGTGTCTGGGTCTGGTCTGGCAAGACCCTCGAGTCCTGGAGGGCTCTCTGCAcccgctgctgctgggccagcaaaggtgctgctgtggctgggggcacaggggcaggggcaggtggGCAGGCTGCAATTGCTGCAGCCGGAGGACTTGGGGCCGGTGGTGGTGGCTCCCTCTACAGCGATGTCAGCACCGGCCTGACGTGGAGATCAGGCACCGCCAGCTCTGTCTCCTACCCCAAGCAGATGCCCCTGTCTCAAGTGTga
- the GJD4 gene encoding gap junction delta-4 protein has translation MERWDSLGFLIVTLNYNVTIVGKIWLMLIILLRMAVVVLAGYPLYQDEQERFICNTLQPGCSNVCYDLFAPISHFRFWLIQTVSILLPYAAFSIYVLHKVATYIVRMHCLVYRCRGNKDSSSHKDLKKLCRSALVNRLDCDAENLSVLSFSGAYTVHLFFRTLIEAAFAAAQYYLFGFFVPERFSCYHSPCTSTVDCYISRPTEKSIMMVFIWGVTSLSFLLSLADLVCALRRMTARNEKNDLLANLHAEGEGTVNLSLGQHGSPKSPPPNQDCPASNGSQTSDGSCSLLSEEEKETIIHPEGVSQQTASTNLNSNKPCMSGDLDVKQDNIEEPLGAGDQEGTTCQQVIPGLQQGFIKDTALTLRPQIKSHLGVSSSVVQSKLLGYYTSAELKNPDAQSNYSSSSCLRSKKSEWV, from the exons ATGGAGCGCTGGGACTCGCTGGGATTTTTGATTGTCACTCTCAACTATAACGTGACAATTGTAG GAAAGATCTGGCTAATGTTGATAATTCTGCTGCGAATGGCAGTGGTTGTGTTAGCAGGCTATCCACTCTACCAAGATGAGCAGGAGCGCTTCATCTGCAACACCCTGCAACCAGGATGCTCCAACGTTTGCTATGACTTGTTTGCTCCCATATCTCACTTCAGGTTCTGGCTCATTCAGACTGTGTCTATCCTGCTACCTTATGCTGCATTCAGCATTTATGTTTTGCACAAGGTAGCTACGTACATTGTAAGAATGCACTGTTTGGTGTACAGATGCAGAGGCAATAAGGATTCATCCAGTCACAAAGACCTGAAGAAACTTTGTAGAAGTGCTCTAGTCAATAGATTAGACTGTGATGCAGAGAACCTAAGTGTCCTCAGTTTTTCTGGGGCATACACTGTTCATCTCTTTTTTAGGACACTAATTGAGGCTGCCTTTGCAGCTGCTCAATATTACCTTTTTGGATTCTTTGTTCCTGAGCGCTTTTCCTGCTACCATTCACCTTGTACAAGTACAGTTGATTGTTATATCTCCCGGCCCACTGAGAAGTCCATCATGATGGTTTTCATCTGGGGTGTCACCAGTCTGTCCTTTCTGCTCAGCCTTGCTGACCTTGTCTGTGCCCTCCGGAGAATGACAGCAAGAAACGAAAAGAATGATCTGCTGGCAAACCTCCATGCAGAGGGTGAGGGCACTGTAAATCTTTCCCTAGGACAGCATGGCAGCCCAAAATCCCCACCTCCAAATCAAGATTGTCCAGCATCAAATGGCAGCCAGACCAGTGATGGCTCCTGCTCACTTCtctctgaagaggaaaaggagactATTATTCATCCTGAAGGGGTCTCTCAGCAAACTGCCAGCACTAACCTTAACAGCAACAAGCCCTGTATGTCAGGAGATCTTGATGTTAAGCAAGATAATATTGAAGAACCATTGGGTGCTGGTGACCAAGAAGGAACTACATGCCAGCAGGTGATACCAGGGCTCCAGCAAGGTTTCATTAAAGATACTGCCCTGACTTTGAGACCTCAGATCAAGTCTCACCTTGGAGTTTCCTCCTCTGTAGTTCAGAGCAAGCTTTTAGGATACTACACTTCAGCTGAGCTAAAGAATCCTGATGCACAATCAAATTATAGTAGTTCTAGTTGCTTGAGATCAAAAAAGTCAGAATGGGTATAA